One genomic window of Halolamina sediminis includes the following:
- a CDS encoding MogA/MoaB family molybdenum cofactor biosynthesis protein has protein sequence MSDDPAHDHGEHSHDEHSHDDGEPGTHDHHHHDRDELGVAVLTVSSSRSLDEDAGGDRIVDALGNAGHEITTRDLVPDDYDTVQGTVERFVDRDDTDVVVTTGGTGVTPDDVTVEAVEPLLGKELPGFGELFRRRSYEEIGTMVVATRATAGVANGVPVFCLPGSENAAALGAELILSTAGHLAGLAGRHDDGDGHEHGENGHEHGEDGADSHDH, from the coding sequence ATGAGCGACGATCCTGCGCACGATCACGGCGAACACTCGCATGACGAACACTCACACGACGACGGCGAACCCGGCACCCACGACCACCACCATCACGACCGCGACGAACTCGGTGTCGCCGTCCTCACGGTCTCCTCCTCCCGATCGCTCGACGAGGACGCCGGCGGCGACCGGATCGTCGACGCGCTCGGGAATGCCGGCCACGAGATCACCACCCGCGATCTCGTCCCGGACGACTACGACACGGTGCAGGGGACCGTCGAACGCTTCGTCGACCGCGACGACACCGACGTGGTGGTCACCACCGGCGGCACCGGCGTCACGCCGGACGACGTGACCGTCGAGGCCGTCGAGCCGCTGCTCGGGAAGGAGCTCCCCGGCTTCGGCGAGCTGTTCCGGCGGCGCTCCTACGAGGAGATCGGGACGATGGTCGTCGCGACGCGGGCGACCGCCGGCGTCGCCAACGGCGTCCCCGTGTTCTGTCTGCCCGGAAGCGAGAACGCCGCGGCGCTGGGCGCGGAGCTGATCCTCTCGACGGCCGGCCACCTCGCAGGACTGGCGGGGCGGCACGACGACGGTGACGGGCACGAACACGGCGAGAACGGGCACGAACACGGCGAGGACGGCGCCGACAGCCACGATCACTGA
- a CDS encoding Rieske (2Fe-2S) protein, with protein sequence MATTVPDGYVAVADESTLREEGRTVASADGTPVVVFHHEGEFRAVNNRCPHMGFPLSEGSVDEGVLTCEWHHARFELSCGDTFDPWADDVESYPIEVVDGTVYVDPDPQRDEPPAVHWAERLEDGLEQNLRLVLAKSAIGLLRADVDPVEPFETATVFGTKYREGGWSSGLTILTALMNRLPDLDEADRERALYQGLAQVASDCADQPPKFDQEAFEATDVSFSRLQAWFRENVEVRDADGAERVLRTAVAADCTPEQLTEMLTAAATDHRYLDTGHRFDHLNKATEALDHVGWDHPESADVLASLVRGLATAERSEELSSWRQPDDLAGRSAESFDRLDEMVGEGEEKTWSEPDDFTDRLHSEEPAAVYDALDDAIRAGATVEQLARAVTFAAGKRVALFSTANEFNDWNTVHHTFTYANAVHRAAQRAPTTELYRGVYDAATNVYLDRFLNTPPAPEPSVDESADPEAEIRELLHCFEMEGEVNAAGTHAANFLDAGGDPERLKAELGGALLREDTGFHTFQALEAGLRQFDLRDDPAERRVLATAVARYLAAHYPTRREREQTYSIASRLHRGERIHEESGGATGAADD encoded by the coding sequence ATGGCTACCACAGTCCCCGACGGTTACGTCGCGGTCGCCGACGAATCGACGCTGCGCGAGGAGGGTCGGACCGTCGCGAGCGCCGACGGCACGCCCGTCGTCGTGTTCCACCACGAAGGGGAGTTCCGCGCGGTCAACAACCGCTGTCCCCACATGGGATTCCCCCTCTCCGAGGGGAGCGTCGACGAGGGCGTGCTCACCTGCGAGTGGCACCACGCGCGCTTCGAACTCTCCTGTGGGGACACGTTCGACCCGTGGGCCGACGACGTGGAGAGCTACCCGATCGAAGTCGTCGACGGCACCGTCTACGTCGATCCAGACCCACAGCGCGACGAGCCGCCGGCGGTCCACTGGGCCGAGCGGCTGGAGGACGGGTTGGAGCAGAACCTCAGACTCGTCCTCGCGAAATCCGCGATCGGACTGCTCCGGGCCGACGTGGACCCCGTCGAGCCGTTCGAGACGGCGACCGTGTTCGGCACCAAGTACCGCGAGGGCGGCTGGAGCTCCGGGCTGACGATCCTGACTGCGCTGATGAACCGACTGCCCGATCTCGACGAGGCCGATCGGGAGCGCGCGCTCTACCAGGGGCTCGCACAGGTCGCGAGCGACTGCGCCGACCAGCCGCCGAAGTTCGATCAGGAGGCGTTCGAGGCGACGGACGTGTCGTTCTCGCGGCTGCAGGCGTGGTTCCGGGAGAACGTCGAGGTGCGTGACGCAGACGGCGCCGAGCGCGTGTTGCGGACCGCCGTCGCCGCCGACTGCACGCCCGAGCAGCTGACCGAGATGCTCACGGCGGCGGCGACCGACCACCGCTACCTCGACACCGGCCACCGCTTCGACCACCTGAACAAGGCGACAGAGGCGCTTGACCACGTCGGCTGGGACCACCCCGAGAGCGCGGACGTGCTGGCGTCGCTGGTACGCGGGCTCGCGACCGCCGAGCGCAGCGAGGAGCTCTCCTCGTGGCGCCAGCCGGATGATCTCGCGGGCCGCAGCGCCGAGTCGTTCGACCGACTGGACGAGATGGTCGGCGAGGGAGAGGAGAAAACGTGGTCCGAACCGGACGACTTCACCGACCGCCTCCACAGCGAGGAGCCGGCAGCGGTGTACGACGCACTCGACGACGCGATCCGCGCCGGCGCGACCGTCGAGCAGTTAGCCCGCGCGGTGACGTTCGCGGCGGGCAAGCGCGTCGCACTGTTCTCGACGGCCAACGAGTTCAACGACTGGAACACGGTCCACCACACGTTCACCTACGCAAATGCGGTCCACCGCGCGGCCCAGCGCGCGCCCACGACCGAACTCTACCGCGGCGTGTACGACGCGGCGACGAACGTCTACCTCGACCGCTTCCTCAACACCCCGCCGGCGCCCGAGCCGTCGGTCGACGAGAGCGCCGATCCGGAGGCGGAGATCCGCGAACTGCTGCACTGCTTCGAGATGGAGGGCGAGGTGAACGCCGCCGGCACGCACGCCGCGAACTTCCTCGATGCGGGCGGCGACCCCGAGCGCCTGAAGGCGGAACTCGGCGGCGCGCTGCTCCGGGAGGATACGGGATTCCACACGTTCCAGGCGCTCGAGGCCGGCCTCCGGCAGTTCGACCTGCGGGACGATCCGGCGGAGCGGCGGGTGCTCGCGACTGCGGTCGCGCGCTACCTCGCGGCGCACTACCCGACCCGGCGGGAGCGCGAGCAGACGTACTCCATCGCGTCGCGGCTCCACCGTGGGGAGCGGATCCACGAGGAGAGCGGTGGGGCGACGGGGGCCGCGGACGACTAG
- a CDS encoding Lrp/AsnC family transcriptional regulator: protein MDELDREILNILRRDARTPYTEIAERVGTSEGTVRNRVEGMVEEGVIERFTVTTRTGNVKAMIEISVAMDVNTDEVGKRLAEWDEVDFVWQVSGEDDIVLIVDCVDTRAVNELISRAREQEEVEESTTRLILDERLGT from the coding sequence ATGGACGAACTCGATCGGGAGATCCTGAACATCCTCCGGCGGGACGCCCGGACGCCCTACACCGAGATCGCCGAACGGGTCGGCACGAGCGAGGGGACCGTCCGGAACCGCGTGGAGGGGATGGTCGAGGAGGGCGTGATCGAACGGTTCACCGTGACCACCCGGACCGGGAACGTGAAGGCGATGATCGAGATCTCGGTCGCGATGGACGTGAACACCGACGAGGTGGGCAAGCGGCTGGCTGAGTGGGACGAGGTGGACTTCGTCTGGCAGGTCTCCGGCGAGGACGACATCGTGCTGATCGTCGACTGCGTCGATACCCGGGCGGTGAACGAGCTCATCTCGCGGGCCCGCGAGCAGGAGGAGGTCGAGGAGAGCACTACCCGGCTGATCCTCGACGAGCGGCTCGGGACCTAA
- a CDS encoding zinc-binding dehydrogenase — translation MKSVQFHGHGGHDVIQYDEIPDPTPGADEVKIDVKAAALNHLDVWTRRGMPGIDLEMPHTPGSDAAGVVVEAGENVERFEQNDRVAVSAGVACGRCEFCRDGEESMCVRYQIIGEHRPGVHAEYATVPADNLVPVPEGVDWAVAGSASLVFQTAWRMLVTRADLSPTDSVLVLGASGGVGHAAVQIADHVADEVYATASSEEKLGYAADCGADHVIDYTETNYADEIRELTGKRGVDVVVDHVAGESWSDSLASLAKGGKLVTCGATAGGQPHTDVNRIFWNQLSVLGSTMATPGEADDALSLVWDGTFEPRIREVVPMSEAARGHEMLENREGFGKVVLKPDSEL, via the coding sequence ATGAAGTCCGTCCAGTTCCACGGCCACGGCGGCCACGACGTGATCCAGTACGACGAAATCCCCGATCCGACGCCCGGCGCGGACGAGGTCAAGATCGACGTGAAGGCCGCGGCGCTGAACCACCTCGACGTGTGGACCCGGCGAGGGATGCCCGGCATCGACCTCGAGATGCCCCACACGCCCGGTAGCGACGCGGCGGGCGTCGTCGTCGAGGCCGGGGAGAACGTCGAGCGGTTCGAGCAGAACGATCGCGTGGCGGTTTCGGCGGGCGTCGCCTGCGGTCGCTGTGAGTTCTGCCGCGACGGCGAGGAGTCGATGTGCGTGCGCTACCAGATCATCGGCGAGCATCGCCCCGGCGTCCACGCGGAGTACGCGACCGTCCCGGCGGACAACCTCGTCCCCGTGCCGGAGGGCGTTGACTGGGCGGTCGCGGGGTCGGCGTCGCTCGTGTTCCAGACCGCGTGGCGGATGCTCGTCACCCGCGCGGACCTCTCGCCGACCGACTCGGTGCTCGTCCTCGGCGCTTCCGGCGGTGTGGGCCACGCGGCGGTCCAGATCGCCGACCACGTCGCCGACGAGGTGTACGCGACCGCCTCCAGCGAGGAGAAGCTGGGCTACGCCGCGGACTGCGGCGCCGACCACGTCATCGACTACACGGAGACGAACTACGCCGACGAGATCCGGGAGCTGACGGGCAAGCGCGGCGTCGACGTGGTCGTCGATCACGTCGCCGGCGAGTCGTGGTCGGACTCACTAGCCTCCCTCGCAAAGGGTGGGAAGCTCGTGACCTGCGGCGCCACCGCCGGCGGGCAGCCCCACACCGACGTGAACCGCATCTTCTGGAACCAGCTCTCCGTGCTGGGTTCGACGATGGCTACCCCCGGCGAGGCCGACGACGCCCTCTCGCTCGTCTGGGACGGGACGTTCGAGCCGCGGATCCGGGAGGTGGTGCCGATGTCCGAGGCCGCCCGCGGCCACGAGATGCTGGAGAACCGGGAGGGCTTTGGGAAGGTGGTGCTAAAGCCCGACAGTGAACTCTGA
- a CDS encoding acetyl-CoA carboxylase biotin carboxylase subunit — translation MFDKVLVANRGEIAVRVMRACEELGVDTVAVYSEADKHGGHVRHADEAYNVGPARAADSYLDHEAVIEAAEKAGADAIHPGYGFLAENAEFAGKVEAHDEITWVGPAADAMEQLGEKTKARKTMREAEVPIVPGTTDPAESAEEVKAFGEEHGYPVAIKAEGGGGGRGMKIVEGPEEAEDQFESAKREGEAYFDNANVYLERYLENPRHIEVQILADEHGNVRHLGERDCSLQRRHQKVIEEGPSPALTEELREEIGAAARRGADAAGYYNAGTFEFLVEEEDRDAEAGELLGPDANFYFLEVNTRIQVEHTVTEELTGIDIVKWQLRVAAGEELTFEQEEVDLSGHAIEFRINAEHADEEFQPASGGTLDTYDTPDGIGIRVDDALSEGDELVTDYDSMIAKLIVHASDREECIARSKRAFGEYDIEGVVTISPFHRLMLDDETFVNGTHTTKYLDNDLDHARIDEAVDKWGVESTGDEGEESETTRREFTVEVNGKRFDVELEEEGAPAIPTPETSSGGSPPSGAGGSSGGGSSDDGGETPEVPEGGESVAVDMQGTVLSVDVEVGDDVAPGDTVAVLEAMKMENDIDAERGGTVSQVLVEESESVDMGDVLVVLE, via the coding sequence ATGTTCGACAAGGTGCTCGTCGCGAACCGCGGTGAGATCGCGGTCCGAGTCATGCGTGCCTGCGAGGAACTGGGCGTCGACACCGTCGCGGTGTACTCCGAGGCCGACAAACACGGCGGTCACGTCCGCCACGCCGACGAGGCGTACAACGTCGGTCCCGCCCGCGCGGCCGACTCATACCTCGACCACGAGGCCGTGATCGAGGCCGCGGAGAAAGCCGGCGCCGACGCGATCCACCCCGGCTACGGGTTCCTCGCGGAGAACGCCGAGTTCGCCGGCAAGGTCGAGGCCCACGACGAGATCACGTGGGTCGGCCCGGCCGCCGACGCGATGGAGCAACTCGGGGAGAAGACCAAGGCCCGGAAGACGATGCGGGAGGCAGAGGTGCCGATCGTTCCCGGGACGACCGATCCCGCCGAGAGCGCCGAGGAGGTCAAGGCGTTCGGCGAGGAGCACGGCTACCCCGTCGCGATCAAGGCCGAGGGCGGCGGCGGCGGCCGCGGGATGAAGATCGTCGAAGGCCCGGAGGAGGCCGAGGACCAGTTCGAGAGCGCCAAACGCGAGGGTGAGGCGTACTTCGACAACGCCAACGTCTACCTCGAACGCTACCTCGAGAACCCCCGGCACATCGAGGTGCAGATCCTCGCCGACGAGCACGGCAACGTCCGGCACCTCGGCGAGCGTGACTGCTCGCTCCAGCGCCGTCACCAGAAAGTGATCGAGGAGGGCCCCAGCCCCGCGCTCACCGAGGAGCTCCGCGAGGAGATCGGCGCGGCCGCCCGCCGCGGCGCCGACGCCGCCGGCTACTACAACGCCGGGACGTTCGAGTTCCTCGTCGAGGAGGAGGACCGCGACGCCGAGGCCGGCGAGCTGCTCGGCCCCGACGCGAACTTCTACTTCCTCGAAGTCAACACCCGGATTCAGGTCGAGCACACCGTCACGGAGGAACTGACGGGTATCGACATCGTGAAGTGGCAGCTCCGGGTCGCCGCCGGCGAGGAGCTCACCTTCGAGCAAGAGGAGGTGGATCTCTCGGGCCACGCGATCGAGTTCCGGATCAACGCCGAGCACGCCGACGAGGAGTTCCAGCCCGCAAGCGGCGGCACGCTCGACACGTACGACACGCCGGACGGCATCGGCATCCGCGTCGACGACGCGCTCTCGGAGGGCGACGAGCTCGTGACGGATTACGACTCGATGATCGCGAAGCTGATCGTCCACGCGAGCGACCGCGAGGAGTGCATCGCGCGCTCGAAGCGGGCCTTCGGTGAGTACGACATCGAGGGCGTCGTCACCATCTCGCCGTTCCATCGGCTGATGCTCGACGACGAGACGTTCGTCAACGGCACACACACGACGAAGTACCTCGACAACGACCTCGATCACGCCCGGATCGACGAGGCCGTCGACAAGTGGGGTGTCGAGTCCACCGGCGACGAGGGCGAGGAAAGCGAGACGACCCGGCGCGAGTTCACCGTCGAGGTCAACGGCAAGCGCTTCGACGTCGAACTCGAGGAGGAGGGCGCGCCCGCGATCCCGACGCCCGAGACGAGCAGCGGCGGGAGTCCTCCCTCCGGCGCCGGCGGAAGCAGTGGCGGCGGCAGCAGCGACGACGGCGGCGAGACGCCCGAGGTGCCCGAGGGCGGCGAGTCCGTCGCCGTCGACATGCAGGGGACGGTGCTGTCGGTCGACGTGGAGGTCGGCGACGATGTGGCCCCGGGCGACACGGTTGCGGTGCTCGAAGCGATGAAGATGGAGAACGACATCGACGCCGAGCGCGGCGGCACGGTGTCGCAGGTGCTGGTCGAAGAGAGCGAGAGCGTCGACATGGGCGACGTGCTGGTCGTGCTGGAGTAA
- a CDS encoding NUDIX hydrolase — translation MSTENADSGGGTEPHPNAAQDVVAVDGDDGQTGLVNRLDAHTGEGERHRAFTALVFDEDGRILLAQRAANKRLWDTHWDGTVASHPVEGQSQIEATKQRLEEELGVTPDQYDDLEVTDRFEYKRRYEREGLEWEVCAVLQVTLTDTSLDPDTEEIEGLLWADYDLLYENPEWYRQLRLCPWFEIAMRRDQEGETVSDGEVGFER, via the coding sequence ATGAGCACTGAGAACGCCGACTCGGGCGGTGGCACCGAGCCCCACCCCAACGCAGCGCAGGACGTGGTCGCCGTCGACGGCGACGACGGGCAGACCGGACTCGTGAACCGCCTCGACGCCCACACTGGCGAGGGGGAGCGCCACCGCGCGTTCACCGCGCTGGTGTTCGACGAGGACGGCCGGATCCTCCTCGCCCAGCGCGCCGCGAACAAGCGCCTCTGGGACACCCACTGGGACGGGACGGTCGCCTCCCACCCCGTCGAGGGACAGAGCCAGATCGAGGCCACGAAGCAGCGACTGGAGGAGGAACTCGGCGTCACGCCCGACCAGTACGACGACCTCGAAGTGACCGACCGCTTCGAGTACAAGCGCCGCTACGAGCGCGAGGGGCTAGAGTGGGAAGTCTGTGCCGTGCTGCAGGTGACGCTGACCGACACCTCGCTCGATCCGGACACGGAGGAGATCGAAGGGCTGCTCTGGGCGGATTACGACCTGCTGTACGAGAACCCCGAGTGGTACCGCCAACTGCGGCTGTGTCCGTGGTTCGAGATCGCGATGCGCCGGGATCAGGAGGGCGAGACTGTTTCCGACGGCGAGGTCGGCTTCGAGCGGTAA
- a CDS encoding type 1 glutamine amidotransferase domain-containing protein, whose product MTDALFIVSEEGYWAEECIDPLTTLNDAGVDVTVATPTGEPPVVDERSLDPEDIGEEEADRLREIHETDERLNDPIAVADAEPAGYDAVVFPGGHGTVWDINQDKHARAALRTAVEGEDGTALVVCHAAGILAFTRDSDGEFLAAGRDVTGFPNAWEEGIVDERDLFDGRKLPYWVEDEVKTVGANWDAELDADTSVTVDGDLVTARGPGSSHAAALTLLEELGVEA is encoded by the coding sequence ATGACCGACGCGTTATTCATCGTCAGCGAGGAAGGCTACTGGGCCGAGGAGTGTATCGATCCGCTCACCACACTGAACGACGCCGGCGTCGACGTGACCGTCGCGACGCCGACCGGCGAGCCGCCGGTCGTCGACGAGCGCTCGCTCGATCCCGAGGACATCGGCGAGGAGGAGGCCGACCGCCTCCGCGAGATCCACGAGACTGACGAGCGGCTCAACGATCCGATCGCGGTGGCCGACGCCGAGCCGGCGGGCTACGACGCGGTGGTGTTCCCCGGCGGCCACGGCACCGTGTGGGACATCAATCAGGACAAGCACGCCCGCGCCGCGCTCCGGACGGCCGTCGAGGGCGAGGACGGGACGGCGCTAGTCGTCTGCCACGCCGCCGGGATCCTCGCGTTCACCCGCGACAGCGACGGCGAGTTCCTCGCCGCCGGCCGGGACGTGACGGGCTTCCCGAACGCGTGGGAGGAGGGGATCGTCGACGAGCGCGACCTGTTCGATGGGCGGAAGCTCCCCTACTGGGTCGAGGACGAGGTCAAGACCGTCGGCGCGAACTGGGATGCCGAACTCGACGCCGACACCTCCGTCACCGTCGACGGCGACCTCGTGACGGCTCGCGGCCCCGGCTCCTCCCACGCGGCCGCACTGACGCTCCTGGAGGAGCTGGGCGTCGAGGCCTGA
- a CDS encoding UPF0179 family protein, with translation MTTVTLVGARLAEPGQEFVYQGEASGCEGCPYRSQCLNVEEGTRYEVVDVRENTQVLDCAVHDEGVRAVEVEPTSVPANVPSKSAYSGSKAKLAGECSHSECPSHPLCVPLGAEFGEEHQIQEVEGEPPHETCQLDRDLTQVELAPSE, from the coding sequence ATGACCACCGTTACGCTCGTCGGCGCCCGGCTCGCCGAGCCGGGCCAGGAGTTCGTCTATCAGGGGGAGGCCTCGGGTTGTGAAGGCTGTCCCTACCGGAGTCAGTGTCTCAACGTGGAGGAAGGGACCCGCTACGAGGTCGTCGACGTGCGGGAGAACACGCAGGTGCTCGACTGCGCGGTCCACGACGAGGGAGTTCGAGCGGTCGAAGTCGAGCCCACGTCGGTCCCCGCGAACGTCCCCTCGAAGTCCGCCTACTCCGGGAGTAAAGCCAAACTCGCGGGCGAGTGTTCGCACTCGGAGTGCCCCTCGCACCCGTTGTGTGTCCCGCTGGGGGCGGAGTTCGGCGAGGAGCACCAGATCCAGGAAGTCGAGGGGGAGCCGCCACACGAGACGTGTCAGCTGGATCGGGACCTGACGCAGGTGGAGCTGGCGCCCTCTGAGTAG
- the carA gene encoding glutamine-hydrolyzing carbamoyl-phosphate synthase small subunit yields MSAYIALADGRVVEGRSRAPGTGRGELVFTTAYTGYEESLTDPSYAEQALTFSYPLIGNYGVREERFESDSVQPRVAVAREFTDDVADWLTAEGIPAIDAVDTRDLVTSIREQGAMRCGVAAGPDATPEQAKAQLEQCVGMSEHTDIGAQVSVDEPQLYEGSGLTVALLDCGAKQSIVDSLTARDAEVHVLPYDSTPGEVAAIEPDLVFVSNGPGDPANFEAAGEVVEEFAGETPIAGICLGQQVVARSLGGETEKMEFGHRGLNQPVRDLDSDRVIMTTQNHGYSVADPGELAVTQVNVNDGTAEGLAGVGIDVITRQYHPEANPGPHDSLDFFDDVLEMAENHAPAVASD; encoded by the coding sequence ATGAGTGCGTACATCGCGCTGGCCGACGGTCGTGTCGTGGAGGGACGCTCGCGTGCCCCCGGCACGGGCCGGGGCGAGCTCGTCTTCACGACGGCCTACACCGGCTACGAGGAGAGCTTGACCGACCCCTCCTACGCCGAGCAGGCGCTGACGTTCTCCTACCCGCTGATCGGGAACTACGGCGTCCGGGAGGAGCGCTTCGAGTCGGACTCGGTCCAGCCCCGAGTCGCCGTCGCGCGGGAGTTCACCGACGACGTGGCCGACTGGCTCACGGCCGAGGGGATCCCTGCGATCGACGCCGTCGATACCCGGGATCTCGTCACCTCGATCCGCGAGCAGGGAGCGATGCGCTGTGGCGTCGCCGCCGGCCCGGACGCGACGCCCGAGCAGGCCAAAGCACAGCTCGAGCAGTGCGTCGGGATGAGCGAGCACACCGACATCGGCGCACAGGTCAGCGTCGACGAGCCGCAACTGTACGAGGGCAGCGGGCTCACGGTCGCGCTGCTGGACTGCGGCGCGAAGCAGTCGATCGTCGACTCGCTGACCGCCCGCGACGCCGAGGTGCACGTCCTGCCGTACGACTCGACGCCCGGCGAGGTCGCCGCCATCGAGCCGGATCTCGTGTTCGTCTCGAACGGGCCGGGCGATCCGGCGAACTTCGAGGCCGCCGGCGAGGTCGTCGAGGAGTTCGCGGGCGAAACTCCGATCGCGGGCATCTGTCTGGGCCAGCAGGTCGTCGCGCGGTCGCTGGGCGGCGAGACCGAGAAGATGGAGTTCGGCCACCGCGGCCTGAACCAGCCGGTGCGCGATCTCGACTCCGACCGCGTGATCATGACGACCCAGAACCACGGCTACAGCGTCGCCGACCCGGGCGAGCTCGCGGTCACGCAGGTCAACGTCAACGACGGCACCGCCGAGGGGCTGGCGGGCGTCGGGATCGACGTGATCACGCGCCAGTACCACCCCGAGGCCAACCCCGGCCCCCACGACTCGCTCGACTTCTTCGACGACGTGCTCGAGATGGCCGAGAACCACGCGCCCGCGGTCGCCTCGGACTGA
- a CDS encoding DUF5820 family protein yields the protein MGLDDLPESWTVWNEQRDGRIILAYRPDVFDAEEFPAPCLPTIYVTNGSRADRPGAGQYATEEWHATLFAEPEIELTNETRDSRSTAVDAAVDVADRFANGEIDYRAAYQQPREAYLAELDERTGRAD from the coding sequence ATGGGTCTCGACGACCTCCCGGAGTCCTGGACGGTGTGGAACGAGCAGCGGGACGGTCGGATCATCCTCGCCTACCGCCCGGACGTGTTCGACGCCGAGGAGTTCCCGGCGCCGTGTCTCCCGACGATCTACGTCACGAACGGCTCGCGGGCGGACCGCCCCGGCGCGGGCCAGTACGCCACCGAGGAGTGGCACGCGACGCTGTTCGCGGAGCCGGAGATCGAGTTGACGAACGAGACGCGGGACAGTCGGTCGACGGCCGTCGACGCCGCGGTCGACGTGGCCGATCGGTTCGCGAACGGCGAGATCGACTACCGCGCGGCGTACCAGCAGCCCCGGGAGGCGTACCTCGCGGAACTGGACGAGCGGACCGGCCGGGCTGACTGA
- a CDS encoding HAD family hydrolase, translating into MSYDAVVFDNDGVLVDTTDYDVLQEAAWRAFEEAGVEDPDPEHVEEVVVGVTPESLSDVCERYGLSVEEFWRVRDRASHEAQREHVHAGGKQLFDDVSTLSDLDLPMGVVSSNQQETVDFLLDHYGVSGLFDTAYGRQPTISDLRRKKPDPHFLEKALSDLDAEDALYVGDRESDITAAVNAGVESAFIRRPHRRHHELSVQPDHVVDDLHDVRALCR; encoded by the coding sequence ATGAGCTACGACGCGGTCGTGTTCGACAACGACGGCGTTCTGGTGGACACCACCGACTACGACGTGCTGCAGGAGGCCGCCTGGCGTGCGTTCGAGGAGGCCGGGGTCGAGGACCCCGATCCCGAGCACGTCGAGGAGGTCGTCGTCGGTGTGACGCCGGAATCGCTGTCAGACGTCTGCGAGCGGTACGGTCTCTCTGTCGAGGAGTTCTGGCGGGTGCGGGATCGCGCGTCCCACGAGGCACAGCGCGAGCACGTCCACGCCGGCGGGAAGCAGCTGTTCGACGACGTCTCGACGCTGTCGGACCTTGACCTCCCGATGGGGGTTGTGAGTTCGAACCAGCAGGAGACGGTGGATTTCCTGCTCGACCACTACGGCGTCTCGGGGTTGTTCGACACCGCCTACGGTCGACAGCCGACGATCTCGGATCTGCGCCGGAAGAAGCCCGACCCACACTTCCTCGAGAAGGCGCTGTCGGATCTGGACGCCGAGGACGCGCTGTACGTCGGCGATCGGGAGAGCGACATCACCGCGGCGGTCAACGCCGGCGTCGAGTCGGCGTTCATCCGCCGGCCCCACCGTCGGCACCACGAGCTGTCGGTGCAGCCCGACCACGTGGTGGACGACCTGCACGACGTGCGGGCGCTCTGTCGGTAG